A single region of the Halopiger xanaduensis SH-6 genome encodes:
- a CDS encoding adenosylhomocysteinase, with product MTELDIDSDYPPISEQLEDLESAREEGRRKMDWAAQHMPILESVREEFVDDQPFEGERIAMAMHVEAKTAMLVETLAEGGAEVAVTGCNPLSTHDDVSAALDTHENITSYAKRGVDDEEYYAAIEAVIAHEPTITVDDGMDLVAAIHEDYPELIDGIVGGCEETTTGVHRLRAMDDDGALEYPVFAVNDTPMKRLFDNVHGTGESSLASIAMTTNLSWAGKNVVVAGYGYCGKGVAKKAAGQNANVIVTEVEPRRALEAHMEGYDVMPMDEAAEVGDVFLTTTGNRDVIVEEHFEQMKDGVLLANAGHFDIEIDLDALDDLAVDRYEARDGVEAYEMDDGRRLNVIAEGRLVNLAAPVSLGHPVEVMDQSFGVQAVCVREMLENGEEYGPGVHDVPDELDKEIAEIKLEAEGVEHDSLTDTQRDYMDSWDHGT from the coding sequence ATGACCGAGCTCGATATCGATAGCGACTATCCGCCGATCAGCGAGCAACTCGAGGACCTCGAGTCGGCCCGGGAGGAGGGCCGGCGCAAGATGGACTGGGCCGCCCAGCACATGCCCATCCTCGAGTCCGTTCGCGAGGAGTTCGTCGACGACCAGCCCTTCGAGGGCGAGCGCATCGCGATGGCGATGCACGTCGAGGCGAAGACGGCGATGCTGGTCGAGACGCTGGCCGAGGGCGGCGCCGAAGTCGCCGTTACGGGCTGCAACCCGCTCTCGACCCACGACGACGTGAGCGCGGCGCTTGACACCCACGAGAACATCACCAGCTACGCCAAGCGCGGCGTCGACGACGAGGAGTACTACGCGGCCATCGAGGCCGTCATCGCCCACGAGCCGACGATCACCGTCGACGACGGGATGGACCTCGTCGCCGCGATCCACGAGGACTACCCCGAACTGATCGACGGCATCGTCGGCGGCTGCGAGGAGACGACCACCGGCGTCCACCGCCTGCGCGCGATGGACGACGACGGCGCCCTCGAGTACCCCGTCTTCGCCGTCAACGACACGCCGATGAAGCGACTGTTCGACAACGTCCACGGCACCGGCGAGTCCTCGCTGGCCTCCATCGCGATGACCACGAACCTCTCGTGGGCCGGCAAGAACGTCGTCGTCGCGGGCTACGGCTACTGCGGCAAGGGCGTCGCGAAGAAGGCCGCCGGCCAGAACGCCAACGTCATCGTCACCGAGGTCGAGCCCCGCCGCGCCCTCGAGGCCCACATGGAGGGCTACGACGTGATGCCGATGGACGAAGCCGCGGAAGTCGGCGACGTCTTCCTGACGACGACCGGCAACCGGGACGTCATCGTCGAGGAGCACTTCGAGCAGATGAAAGACGGCGTCCTGCTCGCGAACGCGGGTCACTTCGACATCGAGATCGATCTGGACGCGCTGGACGACCTCGCGGTCGACCGCTACGAGGCCCGCGACGGCGTCGAAGCCTACGAGATGGACGACGGCCGCCGGCTGAACGTCATCGCCGAAGGCCGACTCGTGAACCTCGCGGCGCCCGTCTCGCTGGGTCACCCCGTCGAGGTCATGGACCAGAGCTTCGGCGTCCAGGCCGTCTGCGTCCGCGAGATGCTCGAGAACGGCGAGGAGTACGGCCCCGGCGTCCACGACGTGCCGGACGAACTCGACAAGGAGATCGCGGAGATCAAACTCGAGGCCGAAGGCGTCGAGCACGACTCGCTGACCGACACCCAGCGCGACTACATGGACAGCTGGGACCACGGAACGTAA
- a CDS encoding HalOD1 output domain-containing protein: protein MPESTLDVAHDSPSLRIVDALADATDTDPLELDPLYDVVDPEALDRFLEADPTGEATVAFGYGGHSVEVRSDGAIAIDGTIYDECV, encoded by the coding sequence ATGCCCGAATCCACGCTCGACGTCGCTCACGACTCGCCCAGTCTCCGGATCGTCGACGCCCTCGCCGACGCAACCGACACCGATCCGCTCGAGCTCGATCCGCTCTACGACGTCGTCGATCCCGAAGCGCTGGACCGGTTCCTCGAGGCCGATCCCACCGGCGAAGCCACCGTGGCGTTCGGCTACGGCGGACACAGCGTCGAAGTTCGAAGCGACGGCGCCATCGCCATCGACGGGACGATCTACGATGAGTGCGTGTAA
- a CDS encoding PAS domain-containing protein, with translation MQEFSTTVLRPDPRTRRAAITVLVATHRPSLGRAPDRLEAALRDECGDEIDLRVLPAFSTAESTAPLLERLADADCLVLEHAASGMPAADAVAVLERVRDRYSSLPVIVVSDASTDEGTTTVTDAVRAHRLIDGVRAGAVLAADSDADADVDANASDPRPDRDYERLARRIRSLVDRSQLSDLSMRLLAGIQLSRDAIAVAGPDGRLEAANCWFAAQFGYDRETLRGRSWTDFFTADAVAHLEATAIPTAADGWRWTGTCTGRRRSGEPVPVHVRLAGLEDGSLVFVVEAAATEDDNGESADGEEDVTAGDSTA, from the coding sequence ATGCAAGAGTTCTCGACGACAGTTCTTCGCCCCGATCCGCGGACGCGACGCGCCGCCATCACGGTCCTCGTCGCGACCCACCGCCCGTCGCTCGGGCGAGCACCGGACCGACTCGAGGCGGCGTTGCGCGACGAGTGCGGCGACGAGATCGATCTTCGGGTCCTCCCGGCGTTCTCCACGGCGGAATCGACGGCGCCGCTCCTCGAGCGACTGGCCGACGCGGACTGTCTCGTTCTCGAGCACGCCGCGTCCGGGATGCCGGCCGCGGACGCCGTCGCCGTCCTCGAGCGCGTCCGCGATCGGTATTCGTCGCTCCCGGTGATCGTCGTCTCGGATGCGTCGACTGACGAGGGGACGACGACCGTCACCGACGCCGTCCGAGCCCACCGGTTGATCGACGGCGTTCGAGCGGGCGCCGTTCTCGCGGCCGATTCCGATGCCGACGCCGACGTCGACGCCAACGCTAGCGATCCCCGGCCAGACCGCGACTACGAGCGCCTCGCCCGTCGTATTCGCTCGCTCGTCGATCGCAGTCAACTCAGTGACCTGTCGATGCGATTGCTCGCGGGAATCCAGCTTTCCCGAGACGCGATCGCCGTCGCCGGCCCCGACGGCCGACTCGAGGCCGCGAACTGCTGGTTCGCGGCCCAGTTCGGGTACGACCGCGAGACGCTGCGCGGGCGCTCCTGGACGGACTTTTTCACCGCCGACGCCGTCGCACACCTCGAGGCGACCGCGATTCCGACGGCGGCAGACGGGTGGCGCTGGACCGGCACCTGTACCGGCCGCCGACGGTCCGGCGAGCCGGTTCCGGTCCACGTTCGGCTCGCCGGCCTCGAGGACGGGAGTCTCGTCTTCGTCGTCGAAGCTGCCGCTACCGAGGACGACAACGGCGAGAGTGCTGACGGCGAGGAGGACGTAACTGCCGGTGATAGCACCGCCTGA